In a single window of the Streptomyces sp. NBC_00353 genome:
- a CDS encoding IS110 family transposase, which produces MPQIWAGVDIGKEHHHCVVVDERGERLLSRRVFNDEQALLELIADVLALCEDALWAVDINHGGAALLIGLLLNHRQPMVYITGLAVHQASTAYRGQGKTDEKDAFVIADQARMRQDLGLLRPGDEIAVDLRTLTARRLDLVNDRTRQTNRLRAQLLEFFPALERALNLSKKGPVVLLTGYQAPAAIRRSGASRIGTWLKNRKVKNAAALAETAVEAAKSQHTALPGETLAAAMVARIAKGVLALNEEIAELDALIEGRFSEHRHATVIRSLPGMGSLLGAEFIAATGGDMETFGTADRLASFAGLSPVPRDSGRVSGNMRRPRRYHRGLLRAFYLSAMASLRTCSASQAYYARKRNEGKGHKQALLALARRRANVLWAMIRDGACYEALPTVTAAA; this is translated from the coding sequence GTGCCCCAGATCTGGGCCGGAGTGGACATCGGCAAGGAACACCACCACTGTGTGGTGGTCGACGAGCGAGGCGAACGCCTCCTTTCCCGCCGAGTTTTCAACGACGAACAGGCTCTGCTGGAGCTCATCGCAGACGTACTCGCGCTGTGCGAGGACGCCCTGTGGGCGGTGGACATCAACCATGGCGGCGCCGCGCTGTTGATCGGCCTTCTGCTCAACCACCGGCAGCCGATGGTCTACATCACCGGCCTCGCCGTGCACCAGGCGTCGACGGCCTACCGGGGTCAGGGCAAGACGGACGAGAAGGACGCGTTCGTCATCGCTGACCAGGCACGTATGCGCCAGGACCTCGGTCTCCTGCGGCCCGGTGACGAGATAGCCGTCGACCTGCGCACCCTGACCGCCCGCCGCCTTGACCTGGTCAACGACCGCACCCGTCAGACCAACCGACTGCGAGCTCAGCTACTTGAGTTCTTCCCTGCTCTGGAGCGGGCGTTGAACTTGAGCAAGAAGGGTCCGGTCGTGCTGCTGACCGGTTACCAGGCGCCGGCCGCGATCCGCCGCAGCGGGGCCAGCCGGATCGGAACCTGGCTGAAGAACCGCAAGGTGAAGAATGCAGCAGCGCTCGCCGAGACGGCCGTCGAGGCGGCCAAGTCGCAGCACACCGCACTGCCGGGTGAGACTCTCGCGGCCGCCATGGTGGCCCGGATCGCCAAGGGCGTGCTGGCTCTCAACGAGGAGATCGCCGAACTCGACGCGCTCATCGAGGGCCGGTTCAGCGAGCACCGACACGCTACGGTGATCCGGAGCCTGCCTGGCATGGGCTCCCTCCTCGGTGCCGAGTTCATCGCCGCTACCGGCGGAGACATGGAAACTTTCGGCACGGCCGACCGCCTGGCGTCCTTCGCCGGCCTCTCACCCGTGCCGCGGGACTCCGGACGCGTCAGCGGCAACATGCGCCGCCCACGCCGCTACCACCGAGGCCTGCTCCGGGCCTTCTATCTCTCCGCGATGGCCAGCCTGAGAACCTGCTCCGCCTCCCAGGCCTACTACGCACGAAAGCGCAACGAGGGGAAGGGCCACAAGCAAGCCTTGCTCGCTCTGGCTCGTCGACGAGCCAATGTCCTGTGGGCCATGATCCGCGACGGAGCATGTTACGAGGCCCTACCAACCGTCACGGCAGCGGCTTGA
- a CDS encoding TetR/AcrR family transcriptional regulator yields MPRITKEDKARNRQNILEAASRMFRSQGIDAVGIAELMKEAGLTHGGFYNHFASKNDLVVEVCGASYAASLGGLARTIEDGPGQAGSPLERVVAGYLSTAHRDAPDGGCPSASLVTDAGRHSEAVQSAYAEGVEGYLTGFAAEFLRETEDKGHQPDPAEARHRAIRLLSEMVGALMLARAVCHVEPELSDEILQTSRSHALDRYDSGPLPDVEPRRSR; encoded by the coding sequence ATGCCGCGGATCACCAAGGAGGACAAGGCCCGCAACCGGCAGAACATCCTCGAAGCGGCGAGCCGCATGTTTCGCTCGCAGGGCATCGACGCGGTCGGCATCGCCGAGCTGATGAAGGAAGCCGGACTCACCCACGGCGGCTTCTACAACCACTTCGCCTCCAAGAACGACCTGGTCGTGGAGGTGTGCGGCGCCTCCTACGCCGCCTCGCTCGGGGGCCTGGCCCGGACGATCGAGGACGGTCCGGGCCAGGCCGGCTCTCCGCTGGAGCGGGTCGTGGCCGGGTATCTGTCCACCGCGCACCGTGACGCCCCGGACGGCGGCTGTCCCTCCGCCTCCCTGGTCACCGACGCCGGACGGCACAGCGAAGCCGTACAGAGCGCATACGCCGAAGGCGTCGAGGGTTACCTCACCGGCTTCGCCGCCGAGTTCCTGCGCGAAACCGAGGACAAGGGCCACCAGCCCGACCCGGCCGAGGCCCGCCACAGGGCCATCCGCCTGCTCAGCGAAATGGTCGGCGCGCTGATGCTCGCCCGCGCCGTATGCCACGTCGAGCCCGAGCTCTCCGACGAGATCCTGCAGACCAGCCGCAGCCACGCCCTCGACCGATACGACTCAGGGCCGCTGCCGGACGTGGAACCGAGGCGTTCGCGATAG
- a CDS encoding zinc-binding dehydrogenase gives MRAIAYDRHGEAGQVLRLSEQPAPAAPAAGQVQVRVLSRPIHPGDLAGVEGLPGGPRQRFATPRIPGVEGMGVIETVGVGVQDLRPGQRVAFFPVPGAWSELVTAPTDLVVPVPEDLSDETAALMLVNPLTLLSLLRAVEDAQHGQAGPVVQTAAGSSVGKLVSAAALKHGIELVNLVRSATGAQTLRQRFPGLPTISTADANWRTQVQDATGGRGAQVVLDAVGGSLTGELAGLLADGGTLITYGGLGSGSTPLESLALTPRALTVRGTSIFQWMAARTPEDRAEDVAFAARLAATAPELFEVAASYDLADFAKAIDHVRRPGKSGTVLLTSPAP, from the coding sequence ATGCGCGCCATCGCCTACGACCGGCACGGAGAAGCCGGGCAGGTACTACGCCTGAGCGAGCAGCCGGCCCCTGCTGCGCCCGCGGCCGGGCAGGTGCAGGTGCGGGTGCTGTCCCGGCCGATCCACCCCGGCGACCTGGCGGGAGTGGAGGGCCTTCCGGGTGGGCCGCGGCAGCGGTTCGCCACGCCACGGATTCCCGGCGTGGAGGGAATGGGCGTCATCGAGACCGTCGGCGTGGGTGTGCAGGATCTGCGGCCCGGTCAGCGGGTGGCGTTCTTCCCGGTGCCGGGCGCGTGGAGCGAACTCGTCACGGCGCCGACCGATCTTGTGGTGCCGGTGCCCGAGGACCTCAGCGACGAGACCGCGGCTTTGATGCTGGTCAACCCGCTGACCCTGCTCTCCTTGCTGCGGGCGGTCGAGGACGCCCAGCACGGCCAGGCCGGTCCGGTGGTGCAGACGGCCGCCGGTTCGTCGGTGGGAAAGCTGGTCAGCGCCGCAGCACTCAAGCACGGCATCGAGCTGGTCAACCTGGTACGCAGTGCCACGGGGGCGCAGACCTTGCGGCAGCGCTTCCCCGGACTGCCGACCATCTCGACGGCCGACGCCAACTGGCGCACTCAGGTCCAGGACGCGACCGGCGGCCGGGGTGCCCAGGTCGTACTGGACGCGGTGGGCGGATCCCTGACCGGTGAGCTGGCCGGGCTGCTCGCCGACGGCGGTACGCTGATCACCTACGGAGGGCTCGGTTCCGGCAGCACGCCGCTGGAGTCGCTCGCGCTGACCCCGCGGGCTCTGACCGTGCGGGGCACGTCCATCTTCCAGTGGATGGCCGCCCGCACGCCTGAGGACCGGGCCGAGGACGTCGCCTTCGCCGCCCGTCTGGCCGCGACCGCCCCGGAACTCTTCGAGGTCGCCGCCAGCTACGACCTCGCCGACTTCGCGAAGGCCATCGACCATGTCCGCCGCCCCGGCAAGAGCGGAACCGTCCTGCTCACCAGCCCCGCACCCTGA
- a CDS encoding NADPH-dependent F420 reductase: MKIGTLGAGTVAQAIARHAVAHGHQVVLSNSRGPASLAGLADELGPLAHAGTPDEAAAAELVVLAVGWPQIPDAVAGLPPFDGRIVIDATNQFASPPPPMMIADLGELTGSEHVASLLPGARVVKAFNTLYGQYIAADPRHRAGRQVLFLAGDDADAKTTVKDLTAAFGFAPVDLGSLREGGRLMQLGGPLSGLHALKQD, encoded by the coding sequence ATGAAGATCGGAACCCTGGGCGCCGGAACCGTCGCCCAGGCCATCGCCCGCCACGCCGTGGCCCACGGCCATCAGGTCGTGCTGAGCAACAGCCGCGGCCCCGCCTCCCTGGCCGGCCTCGCCGACGAACTCGGACCGCTCGCCCACGCCGGCACCCCGGACGAAGCCGCCGCGGCGGAACTCGTCGTGCTCGCAGTCGGCTGGCCCCAGATCCCGGACGCGGTAGCCGGCCTGCCACCCTTCGACGGGCGCATCGTCATCGACGCCACCAACCAGTTCGCCTCCCCGCCCCCGCCCATGATGATCGCCGACCTGGGCGAGCTGACCGGCAGCGAACACGTCGCCTCACTGCTGCCCGGAGCCCGCGTCGTCAAGGCGTTCAACACCCTCTACGGCCAGTACATCGCCGCCGACCCGCGCCACCGGGCCGGACGCCAGGTGCTGTTCCTCGCCGGTGACGACGCCGACGCCAAGACCACCGTCAAGGACCTCACCGCCGCCTTCGGCTTCGCCCCCGTCGACCTCGGCTCCTTGCGCGAGGGCGGACGCCTCATGCAGCTCGGCGGCCCACTCTCCGGCCTCCACGCCCTCAAACAGGACTGA
- a CDS encoding alkene reductase codes for MTTTQPLLQPVRLGALELPNSVVMAPMTRARAQNAELAPTDLHATYYAQRAGAGLIVTEGTWVNTDAIGFINVPGIYSDTQTAGWVKVTEAVHEAGGRIVSQFGHVGAASHPDHFGGRLPAGPSAINPGEKSFTPSGPKDTVTPRAYTAAEIAATIADYRRAAENARRAGFDGVEIHAQQSQLIPQFLNPRLNQRTDAYGGSSEKRAQFLLDILDAVSDVWGSDRVSVKMSPTWDNGGTFTADEEALADYDQLFKKLSDSNLAYLHLLGTPGTIEERIALFSRYRAHYQGNIVANLGFTQALGNEILDHGIVNAVSFAEPFIANPDLVERFAQGHPLADGDRGTYYAGHSEGYTDYPAFTAN; via the coding sequence ATGACCACCACCCAGCCCCTGCTGCAGCCCGTCCGCCTCGGCGCGCTGGAGCTCCCCAACAGTGTCGTCATGGCCCCCATGACCCGCGCCCGCGCTCAGAATGCCGAGCTGGCCCCCACCGACCTGCACGCGACCTACTACGCACAGCGCGCCGGCGCCGGCCTGATCGTCACCGAGGGAACCTGGGTCAACACCGACGCGATCGGCTTCATCAACGTCCCCGGCATCTACAGCGACACGCAGACCGCCGGCTGGGTGAAGGTCACCGAAGCCGTCCACGAGGCGGGCGGGCGGATCGTCTCCCAGTTCGGCCACGTCGGCGCGGCCTCCCACCCCGACCACTTCGGCGGCCGCCTGCCCGCCGGACCTTCGGCCATCAACCCCGGCGAGAAGTCCTTCACCCCCTCCGGGCCGAAGGACACCGTCACCCCGCGCGCCTACACCGCCGCTGAGATCGCCGCCACCATCGCCGACTACCGCCGTGCGGCCGAGAACGCCCGCCGCGCCGGCTTCGACGGCGTGGAAATCCACGCCCAGCAATCCCAATTGATCCCGCAGTTCCTCAACCCCCGTCTCAACCAGCGCACCGACGCCTACGGAGGCAGCAGCGAGAAGCGGGCCCAGTTCCTCCTCGACATCCTCGACGCCGTCAGTGACGTGTGGGGCAGCGACCGCGTCAGCGTGAAGATGTCCCCGACCTGGGACAACGGAGGCACGTTCACCGCGGACGAGGAGGCACTCGCCGACTACGACCAGCTGTTCAAGAAGCTCAGCGACAGCAACCTGGCCTACCTGCACCTCCTGGGCACCCCCGGCACCATCGAGGAGCGCATCGCCCTCTTCTCCCGCTACCGCGCCCACTACCAGGGCAACATCGTCGCCAACCTCGGCTTCACCCAGGCCCTCGGCAACGAGATCCTCGACCACGGGATCGTCAACGCGGTCTCCTTCGCCGAGCCTTTCATCGCCAACCCCGACCTGGTCGAGCGCTTCGCGCAGGGCCACCCGCTGGCCGACGGCGACCGGGGCACCTACTACGCCGGTCACAGCGAGGGCTACACCGACTACCCCGCCTTCACCGCCAACTGA
- a CDS encoding IS256 family transposase: protein MPVSENGLSSELLEELAALAAEKVRLGGLRLMGEGGLLPELAQHLMQAALEAEMDVHLAAEAGRAGGRGSRSGGNMRNGYRAKKVMTEVGTVTVQVPRDRLGTFTPRLLPKYARRTGALDEMVLSLTAKGLTSGEIVAHLSEVYGMTTTKETVSTITDKALESMAEWRTRPLDAVYPVVFIDAIHVRIRDGHVANRPVYVAIAVTADGYREILGLWAGDGGEGAKYWQTVLTEIKNRGVRDVLMLVCDGLSALPDAVNTVWPQTVVQTCIVHLIRGSLRYASRRDWADVARDLKPVYTAVNEEQARQRLADFDGTWGKKYPSITGIWERSWSEFVPFLGLPDAIRQVVYTTNAIESLNARYRRAAQACGHFPNETAALKRLYLATLALDPTGRGRQRWNNRWKSALNEFDLLFDGRLTAGRV, encoded by the coding sequence ATGCCGGTATCCGAGAATGGTCTGTCCAGCGAGCTGCTGGAGGAGCTGGCCGCGCTGGCGGCCGAGAAGGTGCGCCTAGGAGGGCTGCGGTTGATGGGCGAGGGCGGGCTGCTGCCCGAGCTGGCCCAGCATCTGATGCAGGCCGCCCTGGAGGCCGAGATGGATGTGCATCTCGCGGCGGAGGCCGGGCGGGCCGGCGGCCGCGGTTCACGCTCGGGCGGCAACATGCGTAACGGCTACCGGGCCAAGAAAGTCATGACGGAGGTCGGCACGGTGACCGTGCAGGTCCCCCGGGACCGCCTGGGCACCTTCACCCCACGGTTGTTGCCCAAGTACGCCCGCCGGACGGGTGCGCTGGACGAGATGGTCCTGTCGCTGACCGCGAAGGGCCTGACCTCCGGCGAGATCGTCGCCCATCTCTCCGAGGTGTACGGGATGACGACCACAAAAGAGACCGTCTCCACCATCACCGACAAAGCTCTGGAGTCGATGGCGGAATGGCGCACCCGCCCGCTCGACGCGGTCTATCCGGTGGTCTTCATCGACGCGATCCACGTCCGTATCCGCGACGGGCACGTCGCGAACCGACCCGTCTATGTGGCCATCGCGGTCACCGCCGACGGCTACCGGGAGATCCTGGGACTGTGGGCCGGCGACGGCGGCGAGGGCGCCAAGTACTGGCAGACCGTCCTGACCGAGATCAAGAACAGGGGCGTCCGCGATGTGTTGATGCTGGTCTGCGACGGCCTCTCCGCCCTGCCCGACGCGGTGAACACCGTCTGGCCGCAGACCGTGGTGCAAACCTGCATCGTCCACCTCATCCGCGGCAGCCTGCGCTACGCGTCCCGCCGCGACTGGGCCGACGTCGCCCGCGACCTCAAGCCCGTCTACACGGCCGTCAACGAGGAGCAGGCCCGGCAGCGACTGGCCGACTTCGACGGCACATGGGGCAAGAAGTACCCGTCGATCACCGGGATCTGGGAACGGTCCTGGAGCGAATTCGTTCCCTTCCTCGGCCTCCCGGACGCCATCCGCCAGGTCGTCTACACCACCAACGCCATCGAGTCGCTGAACGCCCGATACCGACGCGCGGCCCAAGCTTGCGGACACTTCCCCAACGAGACCGCCGCCCTCAAGCGCCTCTACCTGGCCACCCTCGCCCTCGACCCCACCGGACGCGGCCGCCAGCGCTGGAACAACCGCTGGAAGAGCGCGCTGAACGAGTTCGACCTCCTCTTCGACGGCCGCCTCACCGCCGGACGGGTGTAG
- a CDS encoding TetR/AcrR family transcriptional regulator, giving the protein MSQHHAPSLSDTPAKPLRRDAQRNRDAIVAAARTAFAEQGLGASLEGVAREAGVAIGTLYRHFPTRLALVETLFNVKYTELLIAAEEAAAMDDAWEGFCRYMEKLCQLQACDRAFNDLVSARLPLHATGREMHERAKEICTQIMRNAQEQGALRDDVTPQDIAFVIWSQAGIIQATRTIAPRAWRRHLHLMLDAFRTQGAHELPEPPLTSEQADQTLTALECTEEDCREQRP; this is encoded by the coding sequence ATGAGCCAGCACCACGCCCCGTCCCTGAGCGACACCCCGGCGAAACCCCTGCGCCGTGACGCACAGCGCAACAGGGACGCGATCGTGGCCGCCGCCCGCACCGCCTTCGCCGAGCAGGGCCTCGGAGCGTCCCTGGAGGGCGTCGCCCGCGAGGCCGGCGTCGCGATCGGCACGCTCTACCGCCACTTCCCCACCCGCCTCGCCCTGGTCGAAACGCTTTTCAACGTGAAGTACACGGAACTGCTCATCGCCGCGGAAGAGGCCGCGGCCATGGACGACGCCTGGGAGGGATTCTGCCGCTACATGGAGAAACTCTGCCAGCTGCAGGCCTGCGACCGCGCCTTCAACGACCTGGTCTCGGCACGGCTCCCCCTCCACGCGACCGGCCGCGAAATGCACGAACGCGCCAAGGAAATCTGCACCCAGATCATGCGCAACGCCCAGGAACAGGGCGCCCTGCGCGACGACGTCACCCCGCAGGACATCGCCTTCGTGATCTGGTCCCAGGCCGGAATCATCCAGGCCACCCGCACCATCGCCCCCCGGGCCTGGCGCCGCCACCTCCACCTGATGCTCGACGCCTTCCGCACCCAGGGCGCCCACGAACTGCCCGAACCTCCCCTGACCAGCGAGCAGGCCGACCAGACCCTCACCGCTCTCGAGTGCACCGAAGAGGACTGCCGCGAGCAGCGCCCCTGA
- a CDS encoding IS110 family transposase gives MSRIWAGIDSGKGHHHGLALEAGGKTLLSRRVANDEPELLKLIGEVLELADGHQVTWAIDMTGGEPALLLALLINHGQEVLYIPGRLVNRASDGYRGEGKTDARDAYIIADQARMRRDLRPIRPGDETAIELKLLTGRRGDLVEDRTRAVNRLRGTLLSMFPALERALDVTNMGPLKLLTGYQTPGSIRRASTARLTKWLANRKVRNARSLAETAVEAAERQHTAVHGEKTIAKLVHTLAEEVMALNGQISEMDKLIEGRFREHELADIVQSVPGIGAVLGAEFLASVGGGLDGFDSPDALAAFAGVAPAPRDSGKVSGNLHRPNNYHRRLQRVFYTSALVSVQFDPNSRKFYDRKRAEGKKHVQAVLALARRRVNVLWALIRDRRCYEVTPPATTAV, from the coding sequence ATGAGCCGGATATGGGCGGGGATCGATAGCGGCAAGGGCCACCACCATGGCCTCGCATTGGAAGCCGGCGGAAAGACACTGCTGTCTCGGCGAGTTGCCAACGACGAGCCCGAGCTGCTGAAGCTGATCGGTGAGGTTCTGGAGCTGGCTGACGGCCATCAGGTCACCTGGGCCATCGACATGACCGGCGGGGAGCCCGCGCTGCTGCTGGCCCTGCTGATTAACCATGGCCAGGAAGTCCTATACATCCCCGGCCGCTTGGTGAACCGGGCCTCCGACGGCTACCGAGGTGAGGGAAAGACCGACGCCCGTGACGCCTACATCATCGCCGACCAGGCCAGGATGCGCCGCGACCTGCGGCCCATCCGCCCCGGCGACGAAACCGCCATCGAGCTCAAGCTGCTGACCGGCCGCCGCGGCGACCTGGTCGAGGACCGCACCCGCGCGGTGAACCGTCTGCGCGGCACCCTGCTGAGCATGTTCCCGGCCCTGGAGAGGGCACTGGACGTGACCAATATGGGCCCGCTCAAGCTCCTTACGGGCTACCAGACCCCGGGCTCGATCCGCCGCGCCAGCACCGCGCGGCTGACGAAGTGGCTGGCCAATCGCAAGGTCCGCAACGCGCGATCCCTTGCCGAAACGGCCGTCGAGGCCGCCGAGCGCCAGCACACAGCTGTCCACGGAGAAAAGACCATCGCGAAGCTGGTCCACACCCTGGCCGAGGAGGTGATGGCCCTCAACGGGCAGATCTCCGAGATGGACAAGCTCATCGAGGGCCGGTTTCGCGAGCACGAACTCGCCGACATAGTCCAGAGCGTCCCGGGTATCGGTGCTGTGCTCGGCGCGGAGTTCCTCGCCTCGGTCGGCGGAGGCCTGGACGGGTTCGACTCCCCGGACGCGCTGGCGGCCTTCGCCGGCGTCGCTCCCGCGCCTCGTGACTCGGGCAAGGTCAGCGGCAATCTCCACCGGCCGAACAACTACCACCGAAGACTCCAGCGCGTCTTCTATACCTCTGCGCTGGTGAGCGTCCAGTTCGACCCGAACTCGCGGAAATTCTACGATCGCAAACGCGCCGAGGGCAAGAAGCATGTCCAGGCCGTGCTCGCCCTTGCCCGCCGACGCGTCAACGTCCTGTGGGCCCTGATCCGTGACCGACGGTGCTACGAAGTCACACCCCCTGCGACCACAGCCGTTTGA
- a CDS encoding IS701 family transposase — translation MAGVREDLEAFTTEMFDGFFRADQRRWGQVYVRGLLLEGRRKSVEPMAARLGEDGNRQALAHFVTTSPWDPAHVRARLAWRMHDVIGAEALIVDDTGFLKDGDASACVSRQYTGTAGKVTNCQVGVSLHLARNHASAAVNWRLFLPASWDPASPEADADKVARRSRCGIPAQAGHVEKWQLALDMIDEARSWGIDIPLVVADAGYGDAAAFRLGLEDRNLPYAVGISSRHTAHRAGARPVQPAYAGTGRPPKMQYPEPAQTMKNLVIAAGRAAARPVSWRAGSRPGQGRSGFKRMHSRFVALRVRPAGRGVRTAGDGPELPERWLLAEWPATEPEPVQFWLSNLPSGMPLATLVRLAKLRWRIEHDYREMKQALGLAHFEGRTWNGWHHHVTLVSAAHAFCTLQRLAHHPKDTAQV, via the coding sequence ATGGCCGGGGTCCGGGAGGACCTGGAGGCATTCACGACGGAGATGTTCGACGGGTTCTTCCGTGCGGATCAGCGGCGGTGGGGGCAGGTGTATGTGCGTGGGCTGCTGCTGGAGGGTCGGCGCAAGTCGGTGGAGCCGATGGCGGCGCGTCTGGGCGAGGACGGTAACCGGCAGGCACTGGCCCACTTCGTGACTACCAGCCCGTGGGATCCAGCCCATGTGCGGGCCCGGCTGGCCTGGAGGATGCACGACGTCATCGGCGCGGAGGCGCTGATCGTCGACGACACCGGCTTTTTGAAGGACGGGGACGCCTCGGCGTGTGTGTCCCGGCAGTACACCGGCACCGCGGGCAAGGTCACCAACTGCCAGGTCGGGGTGTCGTTGCACCTGGCCCGCAATCATGCCTCGGCCGCGGTGAACTGGCGGCTGTTCCTGCCCGCTTCCTGGGATCCGGCCTCGCCGGAGGCGGATGCGGACAAGGTCGCCCGCCGCAGTCGCTGCGGCATCCCCGCCCAGGCGGGGCATGTGGAGAAGTGGCAGTTGGCCCTGGACATGATCGACGAGGCCCGGTCGTGGGGCATCGACATTCCCCTGGTCGTCGCGGACGCCGGATACGGTGATGCCGCCGCCTTCCGTCTGGGCTTGGAGGACCGCAACCTGCCTTATGCGGTGGGCATTTCTTCCCGCCACACCGCCCATCGGGCTGGGGCCCGGCCCGTCCAGCCCGCCTATGCGGGCACCGGCCGGCCACCGAAGATGCAGTATCCCGAGCCCGCACAGACCATGAAAAACCTGGTCATCGCAGCCGGCCGGGCTGCTGCGAGACCGGTGTCCTGGCGGGCAGGCTCCCGGCCAGGCCAGGGCCGAAGCGGCTTCAAGCGCATGCACTCACGCTTCGTTGCTTTGCGCGTCCGTCCGGCCGGACGCGGTGTCCGCACAGCCGGCGACGGTCCGGAACTGCCCGAGCGCTGGCTGCTGGCCGAATGGCCCGCCACCGAGCCCGAGCCGGTGCAGTTCTGGCTCTCGAACCTGCCCTCCGGGATGCCGCTGGCCACGCTGGTGCGGCTGGCCAAACTCCGCTGGCGCATCGAGCACGACTACCGCGAGATGAAACAGGCCCTGGGTCTAGCCCACTTCGAAGGCCGCACCTGGAACGGCTGGCACCACCACGTCACCCTCGTCTCCGCCGCCCATGCCTTCTGCACCCTGCAACGACTGGCACACCACCCAAAAGACACAGCGCAGGTCTGA
- a CDS encoding transposase — translation MARGDLTDEQWAALEPLLPKGKKPGRPPTWTRRQLIDGIRFRVRTGIPWRDLPKVRAVGPGV, via the coding sequence GTGGCGCGTGGAGATCTGACAGACGAGCAATGGGCCGCGCTGGAGCCGCTGTTGCCGAAGGGCAAGAAGCCCGGCCGGCCACCGACATGGACCCGGCGGCAGCTGATCGACGGCATACGCTTCCGGGTCCGCACCGGCATCCCGTGGCGGGACTTGCCCAAGGTACGGGCCGTGGGGCCGGGCGTATGA
- a CDS encoding transposase — MQKEPPGGVATEPDDHGLGRSRGGLTTKLHLAVEQGQKPMSIVVTAGQRGDSPQFEAVLDRVRVPRLEPGRPRTRPRRVRADKTSHADKRQAAAAASSGDGCGKAIASS, encoded by the coding sequence ATGCAAAAGGAGCCGCCCGGCGGCGTCGCCACGGAGCCCGACGACCACGGCCTCGGGCGCTCGCGCGGCGGCCTGACCACCAAGCTGCACCTGGCCGTCGAGCAGGGTCAGAAGCCCATGTCCATCGTGGTCACCGCCGGGCAGCGCGGGGACTCACCGCAGTTCGAGGCCGTCCTGGACCGCGTCAGGGTCCCCAGACTGGAACCGGGCCGACCGCGCACCAGGCCGAGGCGGGTGCGCGCCGACAAGACATCCCACGCCGATAAGCGTCAAGCCGCTGCTGCAGCAAGTTCGGGTGACGGCTGCGGGAAGGCGATTGCTTCGTCGTAG